One segment of Luteolibacter arcticus DNA contains the following:
- a CDS encoding substrate-binding domain-containing protein, with amino-acid sequence MLGYYVREVHHGVVAYAHEAGWVLDGSMAHFGRVPADWHGDGIIAFSANRADILDKIQNENVPTVDMFNGPGMPGLPRVWIDNEAIGRMAGDYLVSRGFQEIGYFYYDPEVANPLNETERSAGLRQGVQAAGRRFHSVTFDQCVAQIRKLPRPLALMAQNDVVGDWLIHKLREEGLRVPQDVAVIGVDTDELYRAFSPVPQTSVDSNMEYQGYAAAKLLDHLLQGNSPPASPVMIQPVRVVERKSTSLLSSGHGATNKALAFMQERYAEPITVNTIARHAGLSRYHLNEHFQQHVGEPISRHLLRIRLDHAREGLADADEKIENLAFALGFKSAAYFCTVFRQETGLTPAEFRHRARIRERRPGRKNGSSRH; translated from the coding sequence ATGTTGGGCTATTACGTGAGGGAGGTGCACCACGGCGTGGTGGCTTATGCCCATGAAGCCGGATGGGTATTGGATGGGAGCATGGCCCACTTCGGAAGAGTGCCGGCGGATTGGCATGGGGACGGCATCATCGCCTTCAGCGCCAACCGCGCGGATATTCTCGACAAGATCCAGAACGAGAACGTCCCCACAGTGGACATGTTCAATGGCCCCGGGATGCCCGGCTTACCACGGGTCTGGATTGACAATGAAGCGATCGGGCGGATGGCTGGCGACTATCTGGTATCGCGTGGCTTCCAGGAGATCGGCTATTTTTACTACGATCCGGAAGTCGCCAATCCGCTCAACGAGACGGAGCGCTCCGCCGGACTGCGACAGGGGGTCCAAGCGGCCGGGCGGCGATTCCATTCGGTCACCTTCGATCAATGCGTGGCCCAAATCCGCAAGCTGCCCCGCCCCCTGGCCCTGATGGCCCAGAATGATGTGGTGGGTGATTGGCTCATCCACAAATTACGCGAGGAAGGTCTGCGGGTGCCACAGGATGTCGCGGTGATCGGCGTGGACACCGACGAACTCTACCGCGCCTTTTCGCCGGTTCCGCAAACGAGTGTGGATAGCAACATGGAATATCAGGGCTACGCGGCAGCCAAGCTCTTGGACCACCTCCTCCAGGGCAACTCGCCGCCCGCCTCCCCGGTCATGATCCAACCCGTCCGGGTGGTGGAACGCAAATCGACCAGTCTCTTGTCGAGCGGACATGGTGCTACCAACAAGGCGCTCGCCTTCATGCAGGAGCGATACGCCGAACCGATCACCGTCAACACGATCGCCAGGCACGCGGGACTGAGCCGCTATCACCTCAACGAGCACTTCCAGCAGCATGTCGGTGAGCCCATCAGCCGCCATCTCCTCAGAATCCGCTTGGATCATGCGCGTGAAGGTCTGGCAGATGCCGATGAAAAAATAGAGAACCTGGCATTCGCGCTCGGCTTCAAATCCGCGGCTTACTTCTGCACGGTCTTCCGTCAGGAGACGGGCCTGACGCCGGCCGAGTTCCGCCATCGAGCACGGATCCGCGAGCGGCGACCCGGCCGCAAAAACGGGTCGTCCCGGCACTAA
- a CDS encoding beta strand repeat-containing protein, translating into MKFRSSNRFIALLPLLAQAPAAWAASINFATPVTVAGDADVSTTGTFLYAYNWANSTRTVNGVTFTGISSNTTVGTNLTLTQWGNVNTGAFNSGSNPFNSLSSSYKGMLVGSAFNNSVSGNVGTNTVTLNNLIAGHQYAVQFWVGDARGSTRSETLSSVGGNSVSLAFTTPTSAGGAGQYTIGTFTADAATQAFTVTATGGSIPQMNALQVRDLGIPGVTQAAAFSPDAGTYVAYGATLPVTLTSESGATIYYTMDGNDPTTSSSSGASPLIVNVAVPSTVTLKAMTAIGGKANSAVVTKAFTTVQGTGTWTNVAGGSWATATNWFGNFIPNGTDLAADFGTLGLSADAAVTLDGSKTLRNLTFDDLNSTKHAWIITGNPGLGEVLTLASSGAQPTINAKVDATLDGTSLTTTAGISKTGSGTLTLKGTNTYTGTTNISAGTFKSDGTNSMATLAASGGSFHVAGGTVASGTFTADLGGSVSVAGGAWNANCTTNPAIGSQDVTGSATSYSQTGGDVNLTGAANFLYTSNFGNQTGNLSFTGGTFTAAGIQLGMRSNSTATISDSAVVTLNSYFRFGHSTNIATPASRVLNLGDGSTFSGGTSINDGGTSGVLATASVARPSGAGDATLRINGGTLRATASSTTFMQGLTSASLLEAGGIIDTQDNGITIAQPLLHGGAAGTDGGLVKKGSGNLTLTGSSTFTGPTRITEGTLTLGTGGSISASPTITVASEGTLDAATGFTLASGQTLQGDGVLLGTLTVGANATLSPGIGGIGTLESFGNLILAGTSNFEIHKSGSTLTQDTLSGFQSITYGGTLKVTATGAALAVNDTFQLFIPSGSFGGSFASFDLPSLPAGRFWDTTQLSVDGTIRVSTVSFAATPYFSLLPGGYIGEQPVTITSESGATIRLAINGVNQAPAASPVTVTIPADATTTLTAYATKAGKTDSPVVEAIYRTVTTPTWTYENSGSWTEPLNWLSEVVATGSGVPADFSTLALSGNMTVNLDGSRTIGSLVFGDTTDSSGWTLASGSGGPLTLDNGANAPVITVNNQSTTIEATVAGSNGLTKAGAGTLRLSRANTYTGGTTVNGGTLEFATPGFLTYSGGQIDINNGSTVKIFEIGAPYRYDFGAVTYNFGATGGGTVNITGGSTNWVAQGDWTFKTNGGNKNAVSGGASNGMNMNGRSVVLDVTRGADPVSDLDVTIAVSNTVGGLTKTGAGIATLGAVNNYTGATAVNQGTLLVTGSLASGSVVIVASGATVGGSGSIGGSTTIDSGAVVAPGTAGAGTLTVGSATLAGTYLCQLDTTEGDKVIVTGALTVSPGAAITVSTLGTPTAASYVIATYGSLAGTLPAVTGIPSGYALNTATPGEIRIVKTGGFATWADSFDGLTDKTPQGDPDKDGISNLLEYVIGGDPRVSSTSFLPTYATVGSNLVLSYKRSDDSETDTTQIGQWSTNLNNWADITPVLVNENGGAPDDMTISIPVSNAANGKLFGRLHVTQP; encoded by the coding sequence ATGAAATTCAGGTCGTCCAATCGCTTCATTGCCCTGCTGCCGTTGCTGGCGCAGGCACCCGCCGCTTGGGCGGCAAGCATCAACTTCGCCACTCCAGTTACCGTTGCGGGGGATGCGGACGTGTCTACCACAGGTACGTTCCTGTATGCCTACAATTGGGCCAACTCCACTAGGACGGTGAACGGCGTGACCTTTACCGGCATCAGCTCGAACACCACGGTGGGCACCAATCTGACCCTCACCCAGTGGGGGAATGTGAACACCGGCGCGTTCAATTCGGGAAGCAATCCATTCAATAGCTTGTCCTCCAGCTACAAGGGCATGCTGGTCGGCTCGGCCTTCAATAACAGCGTCAGCGGTAATGTCGGCACCAACACCGTTACCCTCAACAATCTGATCGCGGGTCACCAATACGCGGTGCAGTTCTGGGTGGGAGACGCGCGGGGCTCGACCCGTAGCGAAACCCTCTCCAGCGTCGGGGGCAACAGCGTCTCGCTGGCGTTCACCACACCAACCAGTGCCGGTGGCGCGGGCCAATACACCATTGGCACCTTCACGGCGGATGCAGCGACCCAGGCGTTCACGGTGACCGCCACGGGCGGCTCGATTCCCCAGATGAACGCGCTCCAAGTGCGCGACCTGGGAATCCCCGGAGTCACCCAGGCGGCTGCCTTCAGTCCGGATGCGGGAACCTATGTCGCCTACGGTGCGACCCTGCCGGTCACGCTCACCTCCGAGAGCGGCGCGACCATTTACTACACCATGGATGGCAATGATCCGACCACGTCCTCGTCCTCCGGGGCCAGCCCGCTGATCGTGAATGTCGCCGTGCCGTCCACGGTCACTCTCAAGGCCATGACCGCCATCGGCGGCAAGGCAAACAGCGCCGTGGTCACCAAAGCCTTCACCACCGTTCAAGGCACCGGGACCTGGACCAATGTTGCGGGTGGCTCGTGGGCCACCGCCACTAATTGGTTTGGGAACTTTATCCCTAACGGCACCGACCTCGCCGCGGACTTCGGAACCCTCGGTCTATCCGCAGATGCCGCCGTCACCCTCGACGGATCGAAGACGCTGCGCAACCTGACCTTCGACGATCTGAACTCCACCAAACATGCGTGGATCATCACCGGCAACCCCGGACTCGGTGAGGTGCTGACTCTCGCCAGCTCAGGCGCGCAGCCCACCATCAACGCAAAGGTGGATGCCACACTTGATGGCACCAGCTTGACCACGACCGCCGGTATCAGCAAGACCGGCTCTGGCACGCTGACCCTAAAAGGTACCAACACCTACACGGGCACCACCAATATCAGCGCCGGGACTTTCAAGTCCGACGGCACCAACTCAATGGCCACCCTCGCCGCCAGCGGCGGCTCTTTCCATGTCGCAGGTGGCACGGTCGCATCCGGAACATTCACGGCCGATTTAGGAGGTTCGGTTTCGGTGGCCGGTGGGGCTTGGAACGCGAATTGTACCACCAACCCGGCCATCGGTTCGCAGGACGTGACGGGCTCAGCAACCAGCTATTCCCAGACGGGTGGCGATGTGAACCTCACGGGAGCTGCCAATTTCCTCTACACGTCGAACTTTGGCAACCAGACGGGGAACCTGAGCTTCACGGGTGGAACATTTACTGCCGCGGGCATCCAGCTAGGCATGCGGAGCAACTCCACGGCCACCATCAGCGACTCAGCCGTAGTGACTCTCAATTCGTACTTCCGCTTCGGCCACTCCACCAACATTGCGACGCCCGCCTCCCGGGTTCTGAACCTGGGAGATGGCAGCACCTTCAGTGGCGGCACCAGCATCAACGATGGCGGCACGAGTGGCGTCCTCGCGACGGCCTCGGTCGCTCGCCCGTCCGGCGCCGGTGATGCCACCCTCCGTATCAACGGCGGCACCCTTCGCGCCACCGCAAGCAGCACCACCTTCATGCAGGGGCTAACCAGTGCCAGCCTGCTTGAGGCCGGCGGGATCATCGATACGCAGGACAATGGGATCACGATCGCCCAGCCACTGCTCCATGGCGGAGCGGCGGGCACCGACGGCGGCCTGGTCAAGAAAGGCAGCGGAAATCTCACCCTGACAGGGTCCAGCACCTTCACCGGCCCCACCCGGATCACCGAAGGAACGCTCACGCTGGGTACGGGTGGTTCGATTTCGGCATCACCTACCATCACGGTTGCGAGCGAGGGGACGTTGGATGCCGCCACCGGATTCACCCTGGCAAGTGGCCAGACCCTCCAAGGTGATGGAGTCTTGCTGGGAACCTTGACCGTTGGCGCGAATGCCACTTTGTCCCCGGGCATCGGCGGGATCGGAACCCTCGAATCCTTCGGTAACTTGATCCTTGCCGGAACCTCGAACTTCGAAATCCACAAGTCGGGATCAACGCTCACGCAAGACACCTTGAGTGGATTCCAAAGTATCACCTACGGAGGCACCCTCAAGGTTACCGCCACGGGAGCAGCCCTGGCGGTCAATGACACGTTCCAACTTTTCATTCCGAGCGGCAGCTTCGGCGGATCTTTCGCCTCGTTTGACTTGCCCAGCCTGCCTGCCGGACGTTTCTGGGACACCACCCAGCTCTCGGTTGATGGCACGATCAGGGTTTCGACCGTGAGCTTTGCCGCCACACCGTATTTCAGCCTGCTGCCGGGAGGATATATCGGTGAGCAGCCGGTGACGATTACTTCGGAGAGCGGTGCTACCATCCGCTTGGCGATCAATGGGGTGAACCAAGCGCCGGCTGCAAGCCCGGTCACGGTCACGATTCCGGCCGATGCCACCACGACTCTCACTGCCTATGCCACCAAGGCGGGCAAGACGGATAGTCCGGTGGTGGAGGCGATCTACAGAACCGTGACCACCCCGACGTGGACCTACGAGAACTCGGGATCATGGACTGAACCGCTGAATTGGCTAAGCGAGGTGGTGGCCACCGGCAGCGGTGTCCCCGCGGACTTCAGCACCCTGGCACTTTCGGGTAACATGACGGTGAACTTGGATGGATCCCGCACGATCGGCTCGCTGGTATTCGGTGATACAACGGATAGCTCTGGCTGGACTCTGGCTTCTGGAAGCGGCGGTCCGCTCACGCTGGACAATGGTGCGAATGCACCGGTCATCACCGTGAACAACCAATCCACCACCATCGAGGCAACGGTGGCAGGCTCTAACGGATTGACCAAAGCCGGTGCGGGAACACTAAGGCTGTCGAGAGCCAACACCTACACCGGGGGCACCACCGTCAATGGAGGCACCTTGGAGTTCGCCACGCCCGGATTCCTCACCTACAGCGGCGGACAGATCGATATCAACAATGGTTCCACCGTGAAGATCTTCGAGATCGGGGCACCCTACCGCTACGACTTCGGAGCCGTGACTTACAACTTCGGAGCCACGGGTGGGGGCACCGTCAACATCACGGGCGGGAGCACCAATTGGGTGGCCCAAGGCGATTGGACATTCAAAACCAACGGCGGCAACAAGAACGCGGTTTCCGGCGGTGCTTCTAACGGAATGAACATGAATGGCAGATCGGTGGTGCTGGACGTGACTCGCGGCGCCGATCCGGTTAGCGATCTAGACGTCACCATTGCCGTGAGCAATACCGTTGGCGGCCTCACCAAGACCGGTGCTGGAATCGCGACGCTGGGTGCGGTCAATAACTACACCGGCGCTACCGCGGTGAACCAAGGGACCCTGCTCGTTACCGGCAGCCTCGCCTCCGGCTCGGTGGTGATTGTTGCGTCCGGTGCCACCGTGGGCGGCAGCGGCAGCATTGGCGGCAGCACCACCATTGACAGCGGGGCGGTGGTGGCGCCGGGCACGGCAGGTGCCGGCACGCTAACCGTCGGATCCGCGACACTCGCTGGCACCTACCTCTGCCAGCTCGATACCACTGAGGGAGACAAGGTCATTGTGACCGGCGCTCTAACAGTCAGCCCGGGCGCGGCGATCACGGTCAGCACCCTCGGCACTCCAACGGCTGCCAGCTACGTCATTGCCACTTACGGCTCACTGGCAGGCACGCTACCGGCGGTCACCGGGATTCCGAGCGGATACGCATTGAACACGGCCACTCCGGGCGAGATCAGGATCGTCAAAACCGGAGGCTTTGCCACTTGGGCCGACAGCTTCGACGGTCTCACTGACAAAACCCCGCAAGGGGATCCGGACAAAGACGGGATCTCCAACCTGCTGGAATATGTCATCGGCGGTGATCCACGGGTTTCCAGCACGTCGTTCCTGCCGACCTATGCGACCGTCGGATCGAATCTGGTGCTCAGCTACAAGCGTAGCGACGACTCGGAAACCGATACCACCCAGATCGGCCAATGGAGCACCAACCTGAACAACTGGGCGGACATCACCCCGGTATTGGTGAACGAGAACGGTGGTGCCCCGGACGACATGACCATCTCGATTCCGGTTTCCAATGCGGCGAACGGCAAGCTGTTCGGCCGACTCCACGTCACGCAGCCGTAG
- a CDS encoding beta strand repeat-containing protein, whose product MKSRNVAIAGLILASPPLTLHAAALTWSAGVNSNWDTSTANWTGSTWSNAAPDQATFAATGIGTVTLTTAITANKLTFDNAGYTVAGNTLTLAGATPTIQANVDATISSVLAGSAGLVKSGSGQVTLSGANTFTGGTTLSAGTIKVAANNALASGSITLNDANTGSSNTTLTTSANTGAVPAPNNIIVANQGTGTTTLELTAQNAQFGGAGHQLNRAVTVQANFNGGGGAYFGKYDFSTVVSGNVGTLTLRAVGTGQLYFGGNNTFTGTVALTQGTVAVGGANAFGGSANSVVMSGSANLRSGAFGNPLVIGDLTGAATNTIDKGSQLLTISSANSAEFAGVISGSGGLTKSGSGTQNLSGANTYTGTTTVNGGTLRVNGSLAAGSAVAVASGGTLDGTGTINGSISTVSGATLSPGNSGIGTLTGGAILTLAGNANFEINKAGAVLTNDKVEGLTTVNYGGMLTVTASGDALGIGDTFPLFVAGAYNSAFTGFSLPALSSGLSWDTSNLLVDGTIKVVNFVSPPTFNPPGGGYVGAQSVTITSDSGSTIRYTNDGTDPTTSGTVLTGASPLSGISVPNNSTITLKAYATKAGQANSPVVTTVYQTVTTPTWNVDADGNWSEAVKWLNNVIPDGSGVPVDFSAFPQSADATVILDGNRTVGGITFGNTQPISWTLNASDGGVLTLAGGTPTVMVANNTATISAPLAGTQGMVKSGSGELTLSGTNTYGGGTVLSTGILRTTSDSALSAGSITLNDASTGTSDTTLSTTANKTGTPVQNDIIVSNQGTGTTTLELAIQNSSFSGSSLQLNKPTTVQANYNGIGGAYFGKYDFTSVVSGNVGTLTLRALGTGQLYFGGNNTFTGTVALTQGTIATAHVNAFGGIANSVVMSGTANLRSGGLGNPLVMGDLTGAATNTISTEGKLLTISSANSADFAGVISGTGGLTKAGTGAQTLSGANTYTGNTTVSDGTLVLASTGTLAFKIGANGVTNQLSGSGAATLDGSFALDLTGANTTDGNSWTLVNVGTLTETFSASFAVNGFTQASDVWTMNSAGKKWTFTESTGILTVGPASGYTSWADSFAGLSDTTAGGDPDHDGISNLIEYIIGGDPRVSSTSFLPTHATVGSNLVLSYKRSDDSETDTTQTGQWSANLIDWTDIAPVLVNENADAPDDMTISIPVSNAVNGKLFGRFHATKP is encoded by the coding sequence ATGAAATCACGAAACGTCGCCATTGCCGGACTGATTCTCGCCAGTCCGCCACTCACTCTCCACGCTGCAGCCCTGACTTGGTCTGCCGGCGTCAATTCAAACTGGGACACCAGCACCGCGAACTGGACCGGATCGACCTGGAGCAATGCCGCGCCGGACCAGGCCACCTTCGCTGCCACCGGTATCGGAACCGTGACGCTCACCACAGCGATCACGGCGAACAAGCTGACCTTTGACAACGCCGGCTACACGGTGGCCGGAAACACGCTGACCCTGGCGGGTGCTACGCCCACGATCCAAGCCAATGTGGACGCCACGATTTCCTCAGTCCTCGCAGGCTCGGCCGGTCTGGTGAAGAGCGGCAGCGGCCAAGTGACGCTAAGTGGTGCCAACACCTTCACCGGCGGGACCACGCTCAGCGCCGGGACGATCAAAGTCGCCGCGAACAACGCGCTGGCATCCGGCAGCATCACGTTGAACGATGCCAACACCGGATCGAGCAACACGACCCTCACTACGAGTGCCAATACGGGTGCCGTTCCGGCTCCAAACAACATCATCGTCGCCAACCAAGGGACCGGCACGACGACCTTGGAGCTAACCGCCCAGAACGCACAGTTCGGGGGAGCAGGCCACCAGTTGAACAGGGCGGTCACCGTCCAAGCCAACTTCAATGGCGGCGGTGGCGCTTACTTCGGAAAATACGACTTCTCCACGGTCGTGTCCGGCAATGTGGGAACACTCACGCTCCGGGCCGTGGGAACCGGGCAGTTGTATTTCGGCGGCAACAACACCTTCACCGGCACGGTGGCCCTTACCCAGGGCACTGTGGCGGTAGGAGGTGCCAACGCGTTCGGCGGCAGCGCGAATTCCGTCGTCATGTCGGGTTCCGCGAATTTGCGTTCGGGAGCCTTTGGCAACCCGCTGGTCATCGGCGACCTGACCGGCGCGGCCACCAATACCATCGACAAAGGCAGCCAGCTCCTGACCATCTCCAGTGCGAACTCGGCAGAGTTCGCCGGCGTGATTTCCGGCAGCGGCGGCCTCACCAAATCGGGCAGCGGCACCCAGAACCTTTCCGGGGCCAACACCTACACTGGTACGACGACCGTCAATGGCGGCACGCTGCGGGTCAACGGGAGCCTCGCCGCCGGTTCCGCGGTCGCGGTCGCGTCGGGTGGCACGCTTGACGGCACCGGCACCATCAACGGTTCGATTTCCACGGTCTCCGGTGCCACCCTCTCTCCGGGCAACTCCGGGATCGGAACCCTCACCGGCGGTGCCATCCTCACTCTGGCTGGCAATGCCAACTTCGAAATCAACAAGGCGGGCGCGGTGCTCACCAACGACAAGGTCGAGGGGCTGACTACCGTCAACTACGGCGGGATGCTCACGGTAACTGCATCGGGAGATGCGCTGGGAATTGGCGACACCTTCCCGCTGTTTGTCGCAGGGGCCTATAATTCCGCCTTCACCGGCTTCAGTCTGCCAGCATTGTCTTCCGGGTTGTCCTGGGATACTTCGAATCTGTTGGTCGACGGCACGATCAAGGTGGTGAATTTTGTGAGCCCGCCGACTTTCAATCCACCCGGTGGTGGATATGTCGGAGCACAATCGGTGACCATCACCTCGGACAGCGGATCGACCATCCGCTATACGAATGACGGCACGGATCCCACCACTTCGGGGACTGTCCTCACCGGTGCCAGTCCGCTTTCCGGCATTTCGGTGCCCAACAATTCGACCATAACGCTCAAGGCTTATGCCACCAAGGCCGGACAGGCGAACAGCCCGGTGGTCACGACGGTCTACCAGACGGTCACAACTCCGACCTGGAACGTGGATGCGGATGGGAATTGGTCGGAAGCAGTGAAGTGGCTGAACAACGTGATTCCGGATGGCAGTGGTGTTCCCGTCGACTTCAGCGCTTTTCCGCAGAGTGCCGATGCAACGGTCATCCTCGATGGCAATCGAACCGTGGGAGGCATCACCTTCGGCAATACGCAGCCTATCAGTTGGACACTGAATGCTTCAGATGGCGGCGTTCTGACGTTGGCGGGTGGGACGCCTACCGTCATGGTAGCCAACAACACCGCCACGATTTCAGCACCGCTCGCCGGCACGCAGGGAATGGTGAAGAGCGGCTCGGGCGAATTGACCCTTTCAGGCACTAACACCTATGGCGGGGGCACCGTGCTCAGCACCGGAATCCTGCGAACGACTTCGGATAGCGCCCTTTCCGCCGGCAGCATTACCCTAAATGATGCCAGCACGGGAACCAGCGACACGACGCTCTCAACGACTGCCAATAAAACCGGCACACCCGTCCAGAACGATATCATCGTCTCCAACCAGGGCACCGGAACCACCACCTTGGAGCTAGCCATTCAAAATTCCTCATTCTCTGGGAGCTCGCTCCAACTGAACAAGCCGACTACCGTCCAAGCCAACTACAATGGCATTGGCGGCGCATACTTCGGAAAGTACGACTTCACCTCGGTCGTGTCCGGCAATGTGGGGACGCTTACGCTCCGCGCACTTGGAACAGGCCAATTGTATTTCGGGGGGAACAATACCTTCACCGGCACGGTGGCCCTCACCCAAGGCACGATCGCAACCGCCCACGTCAACGCGTTCGGAGGGATCGCGAATTCCGTCGTCATGTCGGGGACCGCGAATTTGCGCTCGGGTGGACTCGGCAACCCGCTTGTCATGGGTGACCTGACCGGAGCTGCGACCAACACCATCAGCACGGAGGGCAAACTGCTGACCATCTCGAGTGCCAACTCCGCTGATTTCGCCGGGGTGATTTCCGGCACCGGCGGCCTGACCAAAGCGGGCACTGGCGCGCAAACGCTCAGTGGAGCCAACACCTACACGGGCAACACCACCGTGAGCGATGGTACCTTGGTTTTGGCCAGCACTGGCACGCTCGCCTTTAAAATCGGAGCGAACGGAGTCACCAACCAACTCTCGGGCTCTGGCGCTGCGACCTTGGACGGAAGTTTCGCCCTCGATCTCACCGGCGCGAATACCACGGATGGAAATTCGTGGACCTTGGTCAATGTAGGGACCCTCACGGAGACCTTCAGCGCCAGCTTCGCGGTGAACGGCTTCACCCAGGCCTCCGATGTCTGGACCATGAACAGCGCCGGCAAGAAGTGGACCTTCACTGAGTCCACGGGTATCCTCACGGTCGGGCCGGCCTCCGGCTACACCTCATGGGCCGACAGCTTCGCGGGCTTGAGCGACACCACCGCCGGGGGCGATCCCGACCATGACGGCATTTCCAATCTGATCGAATACATCATCGGTGGTGACCCGCGGGTTTCCAGCACGTCGTTCCTGCCGACCCACGCGACCGTCGGATCGAATCTGGTGCTCAGCTACAAGCGTAGCGACGACTCGGAGACCGATACCACCCAGACCGGCCAATGGAGCGCCAACCTGATCGACTGGACGGACATCGCTCCGGTATTGGTGAACGAAAACGCTGATGCCCCGGATGACATGACCATTTCAATTCCGGTTTCCAACGCGGTGAACGGCAAACTCTTCGGCCGTTTCCACGCGACCAAGCCTTGA